A genomic stretch from Bos mutus isolate GX-2022 chromosome 4, NWIPB_WYAK_1.1, whole genome shotgun sequence includes:
- the STMP1 gene encoding short transmembrane mitochondrial protein 1, which yields MPPDLGLGTFSYRATAPSRQTSRHLAVQQVIPRCSTTGGARNSFRVKQGERRGAGREPEVGRGRRPSRRGRQVPTAFGAAAAVCAHFSDTMLQFLLGFTLGNVVGMYLAQNYDIPNLAKKLEEIKKDVDAKKKPPSC from the exons ATGCCG CCTGACTTGGGCCTTGGGACTTTCTCCTACCGGGCCACAGCGCCCTCTCGCCAGACCTCTCGCCACCTCGCAGTTCAGCAGGTGATCCCCAGGTGCTCCACTACGGGGGGCGCCAGGAACAGCTTCCGGGTGAAGCAAGGCGAGAGGCGCGGAGCGGGGCGTGAGCCGGAAGTTGGCCGCGGGCGCCGCCCATCGCGCCGGGGGAGGCAGGTCCCGACGGCTTTCGGAGCTGCAGCCGCTGTTTGCGCCCACTTTTCCGACACTATGCTCCAGTTCTTG CTTGGATTTACTCTTGGCAACGTGGTGGGAATGTATCTGGCTCAGAACTATGAC ataCCAAACCTGGCTAAAAAacttgaagaaattaaaaaggacgTGGACGCCAAGAAGAAACCCCCTAGTTGCTGA